In the genome of Vespa crabro chromosome 1, iyVesCrab1.2, whole genome shotgun sequence, the window aataataataataacaataacaataacaataataataataataataataacaataataataacaataataataacaataacaataacaataacaataacaataacaacaacaataacaatatcaatcacaataataataataataataacaataacaataataaaaaataataacaataacaataataataacaataataataacaataataataacaataataataacaataataataataataataataataataataataataacaataataataataataataataataacaataataataataataacaataacaataataataataattataataataataacaataataataaaaataataataataataataataataataataacattaataataataataataataataataacaataacattaacaataacaacaataataataataataataataataataataataataacaataacaataacgataacgataacaataacaataacgataacaataacaataacaataacaataacaataacaaaaacaaaaataataataataataataataacaataataataataataacaataacaataataataacgacaacaataacaaaaacaataacaataacaataacaataataataataataataataataataacaataacaataacaataataataataataataataacaataataataacaataataataacaataacaataacaataacaataacaataacaacaacaataacaatatcaatcacaataataataataataataacaataacaataataaaaaataataacaataacaataataataacaataataataacaataataataacaataacaatagcaataacaataacaataacaacaacaataacaatatcaataacaatagtaataataataataacaataacaataataataaaaataataacaataacaataataataacaataataataacaataacaattacaataacaataataatatcaataacaataataataactatgacaataacaataataataataataatgacaataacaataacaataacaataacaataacaataacaataacaataacaataacaataacaataacaatatcaataccaataacaataataatattaataataataagaacaataacaataacaataacaataacaataacaataacgataaccataacaataacaataacaataataataataataataataataataataataataataataataataataacaattataataatagtattaataatacagtaataacaataataacattaataataataataataacaataaaaataataataataacaataataataataataataataataataataataacaataataataacaataccaataacagtaaaaataacaataacaataacaatataaataataataataataataataataataataataataacaataacgataacaataacaataacaataataataataataataataataacaataataataacaataataataacaataacaataacaataacaatatcaataacaataataataactatgacaataaaaatcacaataataataataataataaaaataataacaacaataacaataacaatatcaataacaataataataactataacaataacaataacaataataataataattataataataataacaataataataaaaataataataataataataataataataataacagtaataacaataataacattaataataataataataacaataacaataacaataactataacaataacaataacaacaataataataataataataataataataataataacaacaataacaataacaataacaataataataataataataataacaataataataacaataactataacaataactataacaataacaataacaataacaagaacaataataataataataataataataataataacaacaataacaataacaataataataataataataataataataatagtaataataataataataataacaataataataataataataacaataataataataaaagcaacaataataataataataataataataataataataataacaataacaataacaataacaataataataataataataataataataataataataataataataataataacaataacaataacaataataataataataaaaacaatgtcaataccaatgataataataataacaataacaataacaataacaataacaataacaataacaataacaataataataataataacagtaacaatatcaataacgataacaataacaataacgataacaataacaataacaataacaataacaataacaacaacaataacaataacaataacaacaacaataacaatatcaataacaatagtaataataataacaataacaataataataataattataataataatagtaataataataataataataacaataataataataaaagcaacaataataataataataataataacaataataataataataataataacaataataataataataacaataacaataataataataattataataataataacaataataataaaaataataataataataata includes:
- the LOC124426100 gene encoding probable cyclin-dependent serine/threonine-protein kinase DDB_G0292550, which codes for NNNNNNNNNYNNNYNNNNNNNKNNNNNNNNNNNNNNNNNNNNNNNNNNNSNNNNNNNNNNNNNNNNNNKSNNNNNNNNNNNNNNNNNNNNNNNNNNNNNNNNNNNNNNNNNNNNNNNKNNVNTNDNNNNNNNNNNNNNNNNNNNNNNNNSNNINNDNNNNNDNNNNNNNNNNNNNNNNNNNNNNNNINNNSNNNNNNNNNNNYNNNSNNNNNNNNNNNKSNNNNNNNNNNNNNNNNNNNNNNNNNNNNNNYNNNNNNNKNNNNNNNNNNNINNNNNNNNNNNNNNNNNNNNNNNNNNNNNNNNNDNDNNNNNDNNNNNNNNNNNNNNNNNNNNNKNKNNNNNNNNNNNNNNNNNNNNDNNNKNNNNNNNNNNNNNNNNNNNNNNNNNNNNNNNNNNNNNNNNNNNNNNNNNNNNNNNNNINHNNNNNNNNNNNNNNYNNNYNNNNNNNKNNNNNNNNNNNNNNNNNNNNNNNNNNNSNNNNNNNNNNNNNNNNNNKSNNNNNNNNNNNNNNNNNNNNNNNNNNNNNN